The Aedes aegypti strain LVP_AGWG chromosome 1, AaegL5.0 Primary Assembly, whole genome shotgun sequence sequence ACGTGAAGAGAAAAATAATGCTTCAACTTGATCAAGTATTTACTCAAATCATCATAGTTCCTTAAATAACTGACTTCAGTTGTACATTATTAAAGCACAGGAATTTGCATTTAATTTTGCACTTTTTAAAGACTCGAATTAAAgaattaaaatagaaaattagatccgctaccagccctgcgatgGTTCAATTATAGTCAGGGTGTTCATAATGTATTCGAAGCGGAGCAGTTCCTGGAAGTACTTCTGGATGTTGTCCTTCCCGTTAGCACCATTTCCGTTCCACACCAGCAAACCGTTGTCCATGTAGAGCCGGGTCATCTGATGCCGCTTCTTGGCTACTTTTTCGTTGTACAGTTTGGTGAATCCCTCCTCCATCCGGCAAGCGGCATCGATTTTGGTGCGCAGTTCCTACGGGGATTGGGTTTGAACCAAACATCCAACAGATTGGCGAAATAAATGTACTTACTGGGTCGATCGCAGTTGTCATTTTTTATGTGAATTGctgttttgtaaatataatttcaGTTTAACTCGACTGTTTTTCTTCGACGGCAATCCGACggcgattttttttctacacTCAATGCTAGATTGTCGCATACAAATACCAACAAAATGTAACTATTTGTCGAACTGTTAAAATGTAGTTCAATATTGTCAAATGCAAATGTGTGAGGGTGTTGcacaaattaaaacaaaaacaatttgccGAATGGTGGCGTAAAGTTTTCACCATATCTTGTTTGAATCCATTCccatataatttaacaatatcaGAGCAGTATCATATATTGTTACTGACAGGTGTGGGTTAAT is a genomic window containing:
- the LOC5573333 gene encoding NTF2-related export protein, translating into MTTAIDPELRTKIDAACRMEEGFTKLYNEKVAKKRHQMTRLYMDNGLLVWNGNGANGKDNIQKYFQELLRFEYIMNTLTIIEPSQGW